Genomic segment of Veillonella parvula DSM 2008:
GCAGCGATTTTACGGAACGTAGTGACGTACTGAGCCAAGAGAGGGCTGTATTTTTTCTATACTAATAATATGCAGTTATCATCTGACCCCATTATAAAATGTAAGAGACCTTATCGCTTATTCACTAAATTCCATCCCAACTCCTCCCCACTGCACTAGTTATATTTTCAATGGGACAGCTTCATAACAGGTGTATATAGAAAAGAACACAGCCCTCTCTGCAGCGATTTTACGAAGCGTAGCGCCGTACTGAGCCAAAAGAGGGCTGTGTTTTTTCTATACTAGTGTTATGTAGTTGTCACGGGGCCCCATTGAAAATATAACAGAGCACCCTTATTCAAACATTGTCGATAGTAGTAGTTTCAATCGGTTTGCTTGGTTAACCGCACTGGATCCTGGATCGTAGTCGATAGCCGCAATTCGCACGTCTGGGTAGGCTGCGGATAGTGTTTTCACCATGCCTTTACCTGTTACGTGGTTTGGTAAACAGCCAAATGGTTGTAAGCATACAATTTGCTTAGCTCCTTTTTCGATAAGGTCAATCATATCTCCTGTGAGGAACCAGCCTTCACCACATTGATTACCAAGTCCGATGAATTGGGCTGCTTCTTTTGCTACTTCTGTCATACGTTGTAGCGGGTCAAAGTGTTTTGACGCTGCTACGGCTTTTGCATATGGCAAGCGGTAGAGCTCAAGGGCTTCACGAGCCAATGTACCAAAGAAGCCAGATAGCCATGTACCATCAAGGTGCTTAGCACGGTATGTGCTATCCATTGCACAATACAAGAAGAAATCTAGCAAGCCAGATGTAACGACTTCGCCGCCTTCCTTTTCGATAAGCTCATTAATATGATTGTTAGCACTTGGATGGAATTTAACGTAAATTTCCCCTACGACACCAACACGAGGTTTTTGTACATCTTTATTAATTGGCAAGTTATCAAAATCATGGATGATTTCTTTGATGTACTTATTATATTGTCGAAGACTGGCAGATGTAATATTATCACGTAATTTTTTAATCCAATAATCACATAGTGCATCGGTAGAACCAGGATTTGTCTCGTATGGCCGTGTAGCAAGAACACATTGCATGAGCGCATCACCGTATACAACAGCTTGAATCATACGATGTAAGAAACCTTTTGTCAACTTAAAGCCTGGTTGGCGTTCCATATCACTCGCATTAAGAGATAGAATAGGTACTTGTTTCATACCAGCATCAATCAATGCTTTACGTAAGTAACCGATGTAGTTTGTAGCACGACAACCACCACCAGTTTGAGAGATGATAACAGCCGTCTTATCTACATCATATTTACCGGATAACAGTGCAGACATGAGCTGCCCTACAACGATAATCGCTGGGTAACATGCATCGTTATTAATGTATTTTAAACCCACTTCGATATCGTCACGCGTAGGCGCTGGCAAAATTTCAAAGTCATATCCTTCATTTTTGAGAACTGGCTCTAAGAGGCTAAAATGCAATGGTGACATTTGTGGTACCAAGATTTTATAAGTCTTACGCATTTCTTCTGTGAAGACAACGCGATTGTAATCGTAAGTTGGTAATTTCTCTACCACTACTTCTTCCGGCGCCTCAGGATTATGATGACGACGCAAGCTACGTTCCATTACAGATTGCAAGGAACGTAAACGGATTGTCACGGCTCCAAGGTTTGTACCTTCATCGATTTTGAGCAAGGTATGGATTTTGTGATTTGCTGAAAGTATATCTTTTACCTGATCTGCTACGATGGAATCAAGGCCACAACCAAAGGAGTTAAGCTCTACAATTTGGAATCCTTCAGTTCTACTTACAAATTCAGCGGCACGATATAGGCGACTATGGTAGGACCATTGGTCTACAACACGTAAATGCTTGATTTCATTGCCTAATGGTGCAACGCCATCTTCTGTAAGAACAGCCATACCAAGAGATGTGATAAGTTCAGGAATACCGTGGTTAATACCGGAGTCCAAATGATATGGACGGCCAGCCAATACGATTGTCGGAATTTGTTCTGCCACGAGGCGAGACACAGTTTTCTTTGTCGTTTCACGGTAAGACGCTTTACAGTTTTCCTGCTCTTCCCAAGCGATGTCTACAGCCTTAGCAATATCCTTCTTCTTTAAGTTTAAAAAATCCAATGCTTTCACAAGGGCCGGAACAAGAGATTTTTTATCAGCTAGCGGCAAAAATGGTGCGTGGAACGGAGTATCGCCCAATACCTCTTGCATATTATTTTTGATAAGTTCTGGATAGGAAATAACCATTGGACAATGGTAATTATTGTCGCGGCTAAATTCCTTAGGGCCGTGTTGAATACAAGGGTACCAAATAAAGTCTACCTGTGCATTCGCTAAGTCTCGAATATGACCATGTACAGCTTTTGCAGGATAGCAAGCCGTATCGGATGGAATTGTATCGATAGCCTTATTGTATTGAGCCTTAGTCGTATAATCTGAAAGAATTACTTCATAGCCCAAGGTATTAAAGAATGTAAACCAGAACGGGAAATCCTCGTACATGTTGAGAACGCGAGGAATACCTACGCGCATTTTACCTTCAAACTCTGGAATATTTTTCTTTAAATAATAGTCGAAATAACGACGTAATTTTACATCTACCAAGTTAGGAACTGGTTTACGTTCCTCTTGAATCATACCGCCTGCACCGCGGTCACAACGGTTGCCCGTTACGTACGTACGACCATCAGAGAAAGCATTGATAGTAAGCATACAGTTGTTGGAGCAAAGGCCACAATTGCGCATTGTCGTAGACACCTGTAAGGAATTAAGTCCTTCACTATCGAGCAATGTACTTTCACCCTTTTGTAACTCTTCCGCCGTTTCCGCTGCAAGAAGAGCCATACCGTATGCACCCATCAAGCCAGATACATCAGGGCGAATTACTTCGACGCCCATCAATTTCTCAAAGGCACGCAAAACAGATTCGTTATAGAACGTACCACCTTGTACAACGATATGATCGCCTAATTCTTTAGGGTCTTTCACCTTAAGAACCTTATAAAGGGCATTTTTAATTACAGAATACGCAAGACCTGCCGCGATATCTTGTACCGTAGCACCTTCTTTTTGAGCCTGCTTAACCTTAGAGTTCATAAATACAGTACAACGAGATCCTAAGTCGATTGGCATAGGTGCCAATAATCCTTCTTTTGCGAATTGATCGATAGGAATGCGTAGACCAGATGCAAATGTATCAATAAAAGAGCCGCAACCAGAGGAGCAAGCTTCGTTCAACACGATATCTTCGATGTACCCATCACGAACCTTACAGCATTTCATATCTTGACCGCCAATATCCAAAATAAAGGATACATCAGGGCAGAAGAATCGGGCCGCACGATAGTGAGCCATCGTTTCTACTTCACCAATATCGATGCCGAGGGCGCGTTTAAGAAAGGCCTCACCGTAGCCAGTTACGCCAGAGTGTGCAATATAGGCGCCTTTTGGCAATAATTCATATATTTTCTCGATGATTTCACGAGATTTTTCTAACGGTTTACCATGGTTAGGACCATAGTGAGAGAAGATAATTTCCTTGTTCCTATTGATAAGAACTACCTTAAGAGTAGTAGAGCCAGCATCAATACCAAGGTAACAAGGACCTTGAGCATCCTCGATATTCGCCTTTGGCGTTACCGCCTTAGCGTGACGAGCTCGGAACTCTTCTAATTCTTGTTCATTTTTAAACAGCGGATCCACACGGTCTGTAGCTTCCATAGGAATACCAATAAGTGCACCGATTTCCTTTGTCAATTGACCAACCGTAATCTCACGGCACTCATCTTTCATCAATGCCGCCCCTAAAGCGATGAATAATTCACCATTTTCAGGGATAATGCGATGCGCTTCATCTAGCTCTAAGGTATCACAGAAGCATTGGCGTAATTCAGACAAGAATGTCAACGGACCGCCAAGGAACGCTACATTACCTTCGATTTTATGACCGCATGCAAGGCCAGCAATCGTTTGATTTACAATTGCTTGGAATACAGATTTTGCAATATTTTCATGAGATGCACCTTGGTTTAACAAAGCTTGTACGTCTGTTTTAGCAAATACGCCACAGCGTGCCGCAATTGGATAAATCGTATCAGCATTCATGGCTAATTGGTTAAGGCCAGATGCATCTGTCTGCAATAAGGTCGCCATTTGGTCAATAAAAGCGCCCGTACCACCAGCACAGGAGCCATTCATACGATGTTCTGCAGTTTGACCTAAATACGTAACCTTCGCATCTTCACCACCAAGTTCGATGATAACGTCTGTCTCTGGATAGAGGGCTTTCACAGCTCGCGTTTCAGCAATAACCTCTTGTACGAATGGGATGCGCACCTTTTCGGCCATAGCCATCCCACCAGAACCAGTAATACATACATGAACAAGAGCGTCTTCATGACCAACTTGAGCCTCTTGTAACAAGGTATATACTGTGTCCAATATGTTTGCATAATGGCGTATGTACTTTTTATACAAATAATTATCGTGTTCGTCCAATAATACAACTTTAACCGTTGTAGACCCCACGTCAATCCCCATGCGTAGCATGTGCTGCATAAATACCTCTCTTTTTAACGACTGTATGACCACCTAAGTGACCATACTTATTTTTGTGAAAGTCTCACATGTAATATGTACAACATATATACTGTACTAAGCATCTAAAATAAAAAATTAAAATAGATAAGGATATAATACTTTCACCAAAATATCTAAATTTTTAAATATCCTATCTTTATTATACAACAACAGCAGTTAAAATCTAAGTTATTTCTATATCTAAAATGTTATAGAAAATATATTAAGATTTGAATTACAAAGTCATATATATAATAGGATGTAAAAAATATTATACCATTTTACAATGAAAAATAACGTATCTTTTGTAACATAACAGGTCAAATCAAATATATTAATTGCATCAGACAATATGTAATATATAAGAAACTAACCCCAAAATTGATTCCAATTTCGGGGTTAGTTCATAAGACAGTACGTCTTATTCGTATCTATAAAGTTATGTCATAAGAGAGTATTAAATTTAATACATATATGTTATTCCAATCATTGATTAGAACGCTGGGATGATAGCCCCTTTATAATGTTCTTCAATGAACTTCTTAACTTCTGGAGATTGTAATGCTTTAGCTAATTTTTGGATAGCTGGTTTGTTTTCATCACCAGGATTTACGGAAAGAAGATTTGCATATGGAGAATCCGCTTTTTCTACGAATAAACCATCTTTTGTAGGATTAAGACCTGCTGGCAATGCATAGTTAGCATTAATTACAGCTGCGTCTAAGTCTTGAATGGAACGAGGAATTTGAGCTGCCTCTAACTCTGTAATTTGGATGTTTTTAGGGTTGCTAGTCACATCAAATGGTGTGTTAGTCAAACCAGTTGGGTCTTTCAAAGTTACAAGACCTGCACTTTGTAACAAGAGAAGTGCACGAGCACTGTTTGTTGGATCAGATGGAATCGCTACTTTTGCTCCATTAGGCAAATCTTTTAAATCTTTGATTTTTTGAGAGTAAATGGCCAATGGTTCGATGTGAACTGGGGCAAAGCTTACGAAGTTTGTACCATGATCTTTATTGAAGTTATTTTGGTAAGGCACGTTAGCAAAGAAATTTGCATCTACTTCTTTACTGGACAACGCCATATTTGGTTGGATGTAGTCCGTAAATTCAATGATTTGAAGATCTACACCTTCCTTAGCCAATAAAGGCTTAATTTGATTTAAGATTTCAGCATGAGGTACAGGGTTCGCTGCTACCTTTAACACCTCTGCTTTAGAACCACCAGCACTACTGGAACTTGCGTCATTTGTGGAAGAGCCACAACCACTAATCAATAAGGACGCGCCTAATACGGCCGTCGCTGCTAATGCTAACCATTTTTTCATGTAATCCTCCTATCTACGATGAACACCTACATCTATTGACGAGGACTCACGCGTATACAACACACGTAGATATTGTAATAAATTTATATTTTCTTATTCATGTATCTACATTTAATTATTTAATAATTTCGATGTTGTAAGTATAGCAATTTAAATCCTACTTGCATAATAGATTTTATATATTAATCTTTATAACTAAAATCTATAGCAAGGATAAAATAATAACGTTTAACTATACCAAGCAAATAAAAATGGTACTAAGATGATTCCCCGTACTACTAGGTAATATACCTAATAGCTAAAATCAAACTTAGTACCGTTATAAATGTCGCTCTATATAATAAACAATCTAATCAAAATCAAAAAATCAACTTATAGAGTTGACGTTGTTTGCTCGATAGAAATAGTTACAGGTGCTGATAATTTAGCCTCTAGCCAAGCTTTTATTCGTTCCAAATCTGCATCAGATACAGTGGACGTGGTATAGATAATCACCATATAGCGACTCGCTTTAGGCTGTTCTAAATTATCTATCAAAGGCATGCCTTCCACTTTACTTACAAATGGGAACAACGCCTTTGCTTCAGCTTCTGTCGTTTTCATAGTGTTTATAGTTTCACTTACTAGTTGATAAGTCGGCTGGTACAGATTACTCAAGTTTTTATATGTTTCAAGATTCTCTGAAGATTTATTCAAGTTCGTCTTATCCATAGTAGATTTTTTCTCATCTACGCTATTAACAAATCGTAATGTATAAGGCTGCAAGTACTCATCCTTCTGTAACTTGTCATCCAACTGGGCTTGCTCCTCTAAATTCACAGGAGCTCCTATAACTACTAAGTCTACTAGCTTATTCGTTCGATCCAATGAATAATCAATCACTTGTCGACGTCCATCTTGATTAATATCGTTCTTAATAAACTGCTCTATATGATTTGACTCAGAATACTTGATGGTCATATCATAGCCTGCATAAATACTTGGTATAGCCATAATAAGACCAATCACAAGGAATATTAGCTGATTACGACGAATAAGCTCTTCTGCTTGTTTATGGAATGGCAAACTATATACACCCTTTAAAACAATAAAAGATGCAAAGAAGATGAAGAATGCATTTATAAAGAATAGATAGCCAGCCCCAAAGAAATAGTTCCAATTTCCATTAGCAAGGCCATACCCTGCCGTACATAGTGGTGGCATAAGTGCAGTTGCAATCGCAACCCCTGGTATAACATTATCTAAGGTCTTACGCGTTTGTCCAATAATCCCAGCTAACCCACCAAATATAGCAATAAATACATCAAAAATACTCGGTTCTGTACGCGCTAATAGTTCAGATGTAGCCGTCTGAACGGGGGAAATATAAAAATATAAAGTAGATGCCAAAACAGCAATCGTAATCTGTAAGGATAATCTTAAAATAGCGCTTTTCACAACTGTAAAATTAAGCGTAGCGAAGCCAAAACCAGTTGCTAGAATAGGTCCCATCAACGGCGATATAAGCATAGCACCAATAATAACTGCCGTACTATTCATATTCAACCCAATAGAGGCAATAAACATGGAGAGGATCAGGATAACCAAAGCAGGTCCCTTAATCTTAGCCCCACCTATCAACCTTTTAGCAATGGTTGCATCATCGGCTCGCTCAAAATGTATATCAAAGTATTTATTTATTTCCATTCTTCTTCCTTATAATTTCATCAGCTCTGCAAAGGTGCCCACATTTACAAACATATGCTGCGTTGTTTTTAGCATTTGCACCATCAAAATGGCTCCTGTGCCTTCTCCCATCGACATTTGTGCTTGAATAGGAACCATGTCTTGAGTGATTCCCACCTCAGCTAAAGCGATTTCCGTACCGTTTTCTTTAGAATAATGCGATGGCAATGCATAGTCCTTAACACGAGCGTTTATGTGCGTTGCACAAGCAGCTGCCACAGATGTTATAAAGCCGTCAATAACAAAAGGCTTTTCAAAATCTACACAAGCTAGCATCGCCCCAAGAATAGCAGCAATATCAAAGCCTCCTACATGAGCTACGATTTTACGAACTCGGTCAGACTCATGTTCAGAAACTATATTGTTCTTATGATGCTCTAAAACAGACCGAACAAAATCAATTTTACGCTTCATCAGCTCTGGTTTGTCTGGCCAGGAACCAGGGCCTACGGTTTCCGTTGGCTTGGCTCCAGTTAATGCAGACAAAACACAAGCAGAGGTTGTTGTATTACCCAAGCCCATTTCACCAAAGGAGAACAGATTGATTCCTTGTTCTACATAATGTTGAATCCGTTCATATCCAGCTTGAAAGGCGCTATTAAATTCATCCTCAGCCATGGCAGGATGGTTCAAAATATTCTTTGTACCCTTCGCTACTTTGCGATCCACACCAATACCATCATCTGAGGCAATTCCTACGTCTACAACCTCATAAGGAATATTGTTAAAGTTACAAAATTGTGTCGCCGATGAACGCCCTAGTAACATATTACGAGACTGCTTTTGTGTCACCTCATAGTTATAACCTACATAACCTTCCATGTTACAACCATTATCGGCAGAAAATATGATATGCTGTGGTCGAATTTCACCATTAATCTCGCCCCAAGCCGTGCAAATTTTGCGAAAATACATTTCCCATAAACCAAGACCTCCTGGGATGAGACATTTCGGTTGGAGAAATTTATTTAATTGTTTCTCTATAGGTAATACTGACTTATCTTTCATTCTAATCTCTAGTCCACAACTAATGTGCCAACTAGCCTTCTATTAATTCGATATTATTCTATCTGAAAGTATAACATAAAATACATACCTAGTAATATGACTATTGTTAGTTTTTAAAAATATAATTTAGTTTTGAATTTTAGTCTTTTAGCATCTATATTTTTAGTTGAAATTATCATTATATAATTACAATCAATCTAGCAGATAAAAAAGGTTATCCCCTCACAGGATAACCTTTTATTTGAGTTATATAATTAGGTATTTTCTTAAGCTTATCTAACCTACGAAATTAAGCACCTTGGAATTGTGGCATATCGTCGCCACTAGAGTCGTCCAATTTACCCTGAAGGTCATGGTCAACCATGGCACACACAGATGCATCAGACCAAACGTTTTCAGCGGTTTCAATCATGTCGATAATCATATAGATTGGCAAGATGATACCCAGCAAGCCGATTGGTGCTCCGATGGAGCTCATCAAGGACAAGGTCAAGAAATAGCAGCCCATTGGAACGCCTGCATTACCAATAGCAGCGAGAACTGCAATAAATAACCAGGCTGTCATTGTGCCAATCGTTAATTCCATGCCAGCATTTTGCATTACGAATAAGGATGTAACAAGAATGAAAGCAGCACAGCCATTCATGTTAATTGTTGTACAAATTGGCAATACAAAACGAGCTACTGCAGGATGCGCTTTCAAATTATCCTCAGCAGATGCCAATGTAACAGGCAACGTTGCTGCAGAAGATTTTGTGAACAACGCAACAGCTACGGCTGGAGACATTTTACGGAATACGTCTACAGGGTTTAAACCACGGAATAACAAGAACAATGGAATTACGATAAAAAATTGGATTAAATTGCCGCCAATAACAACAGCCGTATATTTACCTAAGGCACCAACAATGACACCTGCTTCGATTTGTGCAGATAATTGACCGGCAAAGGCAAGGATGCCGATTGGCAATACATAAAGCAATGCTTTAATCAACGTGAACAATAACTCTTGTAAACCAAATAACACTTTCAACACCGCTTCACGATTTTCTGTGCGTGGCATGAAAGCAAAGGCTAAACCAACGGATGCGGAGATGAACATCACGGACAATACATTAGCTTGTAAGTAAGGTTGCAAGATATTGTTTGGAATAACGGATAAGAAATGATCGTAATAGGTAACGGTACCGAGTTTTTCTGGTACTTGGGATGCGCCAGCACCAATTACATCAAGTGGTAAGTTACCTGGAGCAATCCAGAGGTATAAGCCAAGACCAACAGCCGCTGCACAAATGGTAGTAAGTAATGTATACACTACGGCATGACCAAAGATGCGACCTGTGTCCTTTTTAGCACCTAGCATAGATAATGTAGTAATAACCGCTAAAGACACTGTTGGAATCGCAATGAATTGGAACAAGCGAGTAAAGACTGCTGCAATAAAATTAAAGAGCTCATTTAGAGCTGGAATGTGTTGCCATCCTAAGATAGCGCCTATGATGAGAGCCCCCATCCATAAAATAAACTGACGCAATTTTCCTTGTCCACGACTTTTCAAGGTAATCTCTTGCGCTAAGGCATCCACATTTTTATTTTTTTGATCTGCCATAATAACACCTCTCTACAAACTAAACTACTAGAGACTAAAAAAAGAAATCCCAGCCCTAGGGCTGGGATTACACTTATATCCTAGTCTCTTGTTAAAACATATTATAAAGATATGTTTTAACACTGTCAAACCAAAATAATTTGATATATAGATTAATATATTCAATTAATGTTGTATTCAAAACATCTTTTTATACAGCACTTCTATATCTTCACGGCTAATTTCAGCCATTGTATTAGCAATATTCCCTGTAGCTACGACGTATACGTTATCGACGAGCCAAGGGATATCTTTTTTTGTAAAACCTAGTTCTGTAAGGTTTGTGGTAAGGTCTAACTCATGGACGATTAAACGCAGTGCTTCACCCAGTTCGGAGCCATCTCCATGGTTAAATATACGTGCCAATGTAGCAAATTTATCAGGGTTAGCACTCCATGTATATTCCACTGCAACAGGTTCAATAACGGCAAGGCCTACACCGTGGGTAATATCCTTAAGCCCACTAGCAGGATGTTCCATGCCATGAGCAAGTGTTACACCGGCGGTATTAATAACCATGCCTCCAATTGTGCTAGCCAATGTAACGGACTCCCAAGCTTTTGTAAGTTGAGTTTCGTTGAGAACAGCTGATTTGCCTTCAGCCATTGCTTTCACATGTTTATATAGAGGCACAAGATATTGTGCTAACAAAGTTACAGCATAATGAGCTAATGCATCGGTAAAAGGTTGTGCCGTTTTAGAAGTATACGCCTCGATATTATGACAGAGTGCATCAAATCCCACAGATGCCAATACATGGGGCGGCATTGTGCCCATCACTGCCGGATCTACGATGGATACCTTTGGTACGATGGCATTACATCGCAAGGATTTCTTGTCTCCTGTTTCGGGATTAGTAAGTACACCAAAGCCATTACCTTCGGAGCCGGTACCACAGGTTGTAGGAATTACAATAAGAGGCAACGCCTTATCACTGGTTTTACGATTAAAGATATAATCGTTAATGTCACCTTCGTTAACGGACATAAATGCAATGCCTTTTGCACAGTCCATGATAGAGCCACCACCGATGGCAATAACCATATCACAGCTTTCAGATTTAGCTAGAGCAGCGCCGTCCAATGCAGTCGTCGTTAAGGGATTGGCATCCACTTGATCAAACAACACATGTTCAATATGTGCCGCATCAAGTTTTGCTGTCACACGGTCATATAGTCCAGATTTTTTGGCACTTGTCCGCCCTGTTACGATTAGCGCTTTATTGCCATAAGGCTTAGCAAAATCAGCAACACTATCGACTTTATCCCAACCAAATTGGATATGTACTGGTAAAAAATAAGAGAACTCCATGTGAACGACCTCTTTTCTATAAATACTAGCTCTTAATGTTATTGTAATGTAAATTCAGACGCCTGTAAAACCTCATAGGACTTTCACTAGAAAACATGTATACTACAAATAAGAGGGGGTCATTTATTTTTATAGAGGGAGAGAATCTATGAAATTTGCAATTACACATTTATGGTCTTCGCTGCGGGACCTAGCTACACAGTCACCTATATTACTAGCATTAATTGCCGTATTTTCATGTACACCGTTTTATCTAGAGCAAGATTGGTTTGCCGAGATAGACCTTTGGTTCTATGGGCTGTATTTCTTCATCGTCATACTACAATCATATATAACACGAGATCGAAAGTACTCCATAGTATATACATTATTAAGCATAGGCATCAGCGTTGGTCTATATACGATTCATGAAACGTACCATCACATACGAGGCATCGAGCTAGCCACAGAAAACATATCATATCTATGGCTGTACTCTGTGATTGCTCTATATTTTACATCGCCTGGAGAATACTACATTGGCGAAATCATCAATCGCCTGAAACGGATTGGTATTACCATTGTTACATCAACACTGTATAATGTCGTCATAATCATGACTCTATGGTTTTTCTTCATCATTCTGAACAAACCATTTACCTTTGATGATCTAATCTTTAAAGTATTAGCCGCTATCAATATATTTATCTGTATATCCATGCTGTGCACTTACAAAGAGGAGCCTGATGGACCACCAGAACCAAATACATTCTATAATGTTGTTTTTGGAATCATACTACCAAAGGCTTCCA
This window contains:
- a CDS encoding iron-containing alcohol dehydrogenase, coding for MEFSYFLPVHIQFGWDKVDSVADFAKPYGNKALIVTGRTSAKKSGLYDRVTAKLDAAHIEHVLFDQVDANPLTTTALDGAALAKSESCDMVIAIGGGSIMDCAKGIAFMSVNEGDINDYIFNRKTSDKALPLIVIPTTCGTGSEGNGFGVLTNPETGDKKSLRCNAIVPKVSIVDPAVMGTMPPHVLASVGFDALCHNIEAYTSKTAQPFTDALAHYAVTLLAQYLVPLYKHVKAMAEGKSAVLNETQLTKAWESVTLASTIGGMVINTAGVTLAHGMEHPASGLKDITHGVGLAVIEPVAVEYTWSANPDKFATLARIFNHGDGSELGEALRLIVHELDLTTNLTELGFTKKDIPWLVDNVYVVATGNIANTMAEISREDIEVLYKKMF